The sequence TCCCGGTGCGCCGTTTCCGCGCCACCCGCGTCACCGGTGTTGACATGCACGGCAACCCGGTCGCCATTGACGGTGAAGGGATGCTGGCGCGCTGCTTCCAGCACGAAAACGACCACCTGGACGGCATCCTCTACACCGACCGCCTCGAGGGCGAGGACAGGAAGGCGGCGCTCAGGTCCATCCGCAACGCCAATTACGACGCCGTCGCCGGACGCACCACAGCCAAACGCGCCAGGAGTGTCGGGTCAAGCTTCGGCGGCGCCAGCTTTGGTGGAACCAGCACCCCCGGCTCCAGCTTCGGCGCAGCCGGGTGAGGGTCCTCTTCGCGGGGACACCCGCCGTCGCAGTCCCATCCCTGGACGCGCTGGTCAACGCCGGCTTCAACGTCGTTGCCGTCCTGACCCGGCCCGACGCGCCGCTGGGCCGCAAGCGCGTGCTGACGCCGTCGCCCGTTGCCCAGCGGGCTGCGGAACTGGGCATCGAGGTCATCCGTGCGGCGCGCGTCGACGCCGATGCCATAGCCGGCATTTCCGCCGTGCAGCCGGACGTCGCGGCCATCGTCGCCTATGGCGGACTGGTTCCCCCTGATGCCCTGGGCATCCCGCGGCACGGCTGGGTCAACCTGCACTTTTCCCTGCTGCCGGCCTGGCGCGGAGCGGCGCCGGTCCAGCGATCCATCATGGCCGGAGACGACGTCACCGGCGCCGTGACGTTCCAGCTGGAGGAAGGCCTGGACACCGGTCCCGTCTTCGGCACCCTGACCGAGGCCGTCAAGCCCCAGGACACCGCCGGTGAACTCCTGGAACGGCTGTCCCACAGCGGCGCGGTCCTGCTGGCCCAAACCCTGTCCGCCATCGACGCCGGAAAAGCAGCGCCGCAGGCACAGGCCGGCGATGTGTCGCTCGCGCCGAAATTGACGTTGGAGGACGGCCACCTGAACTGGGCGCATCCGGCCCTGGCCATCAGCAGGCAGGCGCGCGGCGTCACCCCCGAGCCCGGTGCCTGGACCCTGCTCAACGGGCAGCGGGTCAAGCTCGAGCCGGTCCGGCTGCGGCCGGATGTTTCCGGGCTGGCCCCGGGAGCCGTGGAACTAAACGGCAAAGCCGTGCTGGTGGGAACAGGGTCGCACGCGGTGGAACTGACGCGTATCCAGCCTGCCGGGAAAAAGATGATGGCCGCCCCCGACTGGGCGCGCGGTTTGGCTTCACTGGAGAGCGTGGTGTTCGAATGACCGGGTCAGGAGGCAATACAGGCGGACGGGGCAGCGGCGGGAAAGGCGGGCAGGGCGGCAGCGGCGGACCTCCCGGCGGCGGCCGTGGCAACGGCGGTCCCCGGGACGCCAGCCGGCGGAACGCCAAGGGCCGCGAACGCAACCGCGGGCCGCAGCGGAGCTTCACCGGGCAGGCTCCGTCCCAGCGCACCAGGCGCGCGGATCCCGCCCGCCTCGTGGCCTTCGAGGTGCTCCGCGCCGTCGCGGCGGAAGACGCCTACGCCAACCTCGTGCTGCCGGCCCGGATCCGGCACCACCACCTGGACAAGCGGGACGCCGGGTTCGCCACCGAACTGAGCTATGGCGCACTCCGCAACCAAGGCACCTATGACGCCATCCTGGCACGGTGCGTGGACCGTCCCCTGGCCCAGCTGGACCCGGCCATCCTTGATGCGCTCCGCATCGGTGCCCACCAACTGCTTGCCATGCGGGTCCCGGCCCACGCTGCCCTGGACCAGACCGTGGGGCTCGCCCGCGCGGTGATCGGCGCCGGACCGTCAACACTGATCAACGCCGTCCTGCGCAAGGTCGCCGCCCGGAGCCTCGAGGAGTGGCTGGACCTGTTGGTGGAAGGCGAAACCGACGCTACGAAGGTAGCAGCGGTGAAGTACGCGCACCCCGAGTGGATCGTGCGCGCCATGCGCCAGTCCCTCGTGGCCCACGGCCGGTCCGCGGCGGAGATCGACGAGCTGTTGGAAGCTGACAACGCCGCCCCGGTGGTCAACCTCGTTGCGCTGCCCGGCCTGGGCAGCCTGGACGAAGCACTGGAAAGTGGCGCCGCTCCCGGGGAGCTTGTTGAAGGCTCAGCGCTTTCCAGTGGCGGCGACCTTGGCCGGCTGGCTTCCGTCCGCGCCGGCACCACCCGTGTACAGGATGTCGGTTCCCAGTTGGTGGCCAGGGCCCTGGCCGCGGTGGATCTTGGCGGGCCGGCGGACGGAAGCGCGGCCGTCAGCGCTCCAGCGGTGGACGGCGACGCTGAAGCGTGGCTCGATCTTTGTGCCGGTCCCGGCGGGAAGGCGGCGCTCCTGGGTGCGCTGGCGCACCAGCGGGGCGCCACCCTGCTGGCGAACGAACCGGCGCCGCACCGGGCCAAGCTGGTCAGCCAGGCATTGTCCGCCGTGCCGCATGGCAGCTGGCAAGTCCGCACCGGCGACGGCCGTGAAGTGGGCGGTGAGCAGCCGGAGCGTTATGACCGTGTCCTGGCTGACGTTCCCTGTACCGGCCTGGGCGCGCTCCGCCGCAGACCCGAGTCCCGGTGGCGTCGCTCGCCCAAGGACATCGCGGACCTCGGGCCATTGCAGCGCGAACTGCTGGCCTCGGCCCTGGCCGCCGTCCGGCCAGGGGGAGTGGTGGCCTACGTGACCTGTTCACCGCATCCGGCGGAGACAACAGCGGTGGTATCAGACGTCCTGCGCAAGCGCACCGACCTTGAACTCCTTGACGCCGGAGCCGCCCTGGACGCGGTCAGTCTGACCGGGTCCCTTGGTGCCGGCCACGAGCTGACTGCCCAGCTCTGGCCCCACATCCATCACACCGACGCGATGTTCCTTGCCCTGATCAGGAAGAAAGCCTGACCATCAGGAACGGCGCGACACCCAGCAGCCACGGCGTGATCCATGCCGTGGGACCAGAACAACCAGCGAAAGGCATTTCCGTGACGCAGTGCTGCATCAACCCGAGCATCCTCTCCGCCGACTTCGTCAACCTTGAGGCTGAACTGCAGCGGATCAGCAATGCCGATGCCGTGCACGTCGATGTCATGGACAACCACTTCGTTCCCAACCTGACCATCGGGTTGCCCGTGGTGCAGCGGATCCAGGCCGTCAGCCCCGTACCGCTCGATGCGCACCTGATGATCGCGGACGCGGACCGCTGGGCGCCTGGTTTCGCGGACGCCGGCCTGGCCTCCGTGACGTTCCACGCGGAAGCATCCGTTGCGCCCATCAAGCTGGCGCGGGAACTGCGCAGCAGGGGAGCCAAAGCAGGGATGGCCCTGCGCCCCGCGACGGCAGTGGAACCGTACCTGGACATGCTGGCGGAACTGGACATGCTGCTCATCATGACCGTGGAACCGGGCTTCGGCGGCCAGGCGTTCCTGGACATCACCCTGCCCAAGATCCGCAGGGCCCGGGCGGCCGTGGAGGGTTCCGGACTGGGGGTTGCGATCCAGGTGGATGGCGGCATTACCGAAGAGACCATTGCCCGCGCCGCCGAAGCCGGGGCGAACGTCTTTGTGGCCGGTTCCGCTGTGTATGGCGCCGAGGATCCGTCCGCTGCGATCGACCTGCTGCGAGCCAAGGGCAGCCGGACATTACGTGCCGCGACGGAATAACCGGGAGGCCATCCGGGTTGTGGCACAATAACAACACACATACGTGCTCCGGGGTCGGTGTAAGTCCGAACCGGCGGTGACAGTCCGCGACCCGCGAGCCGGTGTCCTCCCAGGAGGATTCCGGCAGACGGTTGAACCGGTGGAATTCCGGTACCGACAGTTAAAGTCTGGATGAGAGAAGCACGTACAGCTGTATCTGCGCAGCCTTTGGGCTCCGCAGCGTTCTGCTGTCGTATCCCCGGAGCCATCGCGGTTCGACAGGGAAGGAACGACGCACAATGAACCCCCAGCGATGGCTCTTAAACGTCGCAAGTCCTGCCGCTTCCAAGGCAGGCAACTACTCCGCATCGGCAGCCGCATGACGGGCGCCGCGAAACTCCAGCCGGGCGCCGGCGCGGTCACAGCCTTCAGCGCCGCCGAAACGGGCGCCATGGAAGACGCCCTTAAAGCAGCACTGGAAGGCCCCCGCGGCGCGAATCCCCTCGTGGGGGCGGTCGTCGTCGGGCCTGACGGCCGGCAGCTGGTTTCCGGCCACCACCGCGGTGCCGGGACCGCACATGCCGAAGCCGACGCAATAGCCCAGGCCGCCGCCGTCGGACTGGATCTGTCCGGCTGCACCATGGTGGTCACGCTGGAACCCTGCAACCACGTGGGCCGCACGGGTCCCTGCACGGAAGCGATCATCGCCGCCGGGATCACGGACGTGGTATACGCCGTGGACGACCCCCATGACCCTGCTGCCGGGGGCGCGGCGACACTGCGTGCAGCAGGCATCCGGGTCCGCAGCGGACTGGGCGCCGATGAAGCCCTGGACCTGAACCGCCAGTGGTTCGAGGCAGTGGCTGCCAAGCGGCCCTTCGTCACCCTCCACATCGCGCAGACCCTTGACGCCCGCATCGCTGCCGAAGACGGCACCAGCCAGTGGATCTCCAGCCCGGAGTCCCTGGCGGACAACCACGGGATCCGCGGCCGCATCGATGCCATCCTGGTGGGCACCCAGACCGTGATGGTGGACAACCCGCGGCTGACCGCCCGGGATGCCGCCGGCAACCCGGCATCCAAACAACCCGTTCGTGCGGTCATGGGCCTGCGTGCCATCCCGGAGGACGCCGCCATCCATGGGGACGACGGCCTGGCCGTCCACCTTCCCACCCGTGATCCGCACGAAGCCCTGTCAACGCTGTATTCGTCCGGCATCCGGCACGTCATGGTGGAGGGGGGTCCAGCATCCTGAGCTCCTTCCTGGCGGCCGGCCTGGTGGATGAACTCATCGTGTACCTGGCGCCCACACTGCTGGGATCCGGCACCCCTGCACTGAACGGGCTGGGCATCACCAGCCTTCCCGACGCCCAGCAATGGGAATGGGATGCGTCCGACGGCGGCGCGGTACGGACGCTGGGCCGGGACCTCAGGCTCCACCTCAGACCGCAACGGCATGTTGCACTTGACCACCCACCAACCCGCGCAGCCGCGGAGCCAGCCCAGGGAGGCTACTGATGTTTACCGGAATTATTGCCGAGCAGGGGCAGGTGCTGTCCGTCGAGCGGGACGGCAACACCAGCGCCACCGTCCGGCTGCATGCGCCCGCCTCCACCGAGGGCCTGGCACTTGGGGGCTCCATCGCCGTCAACGGTGTCTGCCTCACGGCAACAGCGATTGACGGCAAGGACTTCAGCGTCGACGTCATGGGGGAGACCCTGGTGCGGAGTACCATCGGCGAGCTCACCGCAGGCGACTCCGTCAACCTGGAGCGGTGCGTTCCCGCAGGCGGCCGCCTGGATGGCCACGTGGTGCAAGGCCACGTGGACGGCGTGGGTGTCCTGCTGGAACGGGAAGCCCAAGGCAACTGGGAGCGGCTGCGCTTCGGCGTTCCCGCCAACCTGGCCCGCTACATCGCCGAGAAAGGCTCCATCGCCATCGACGGCGTCTCCCTCACCGTGACGGCCGTCAGCCCGGCGGCGGAGCAGGAACCCTGGTTCGAAGTGGGCCTGATCCCCACCACCCTCGCCGAAACCGGCCTGGGCACCAAGACCACCGGCAGCCGCGTGAACCTCGAAGTGGACGTCCTGGCCAAATACACCGAACGGCTGCTTGCTTTCCGCGGCGCCGGCTCACCGGCAGGAAACGGCGAAGCCGCCCTGGCGGGAGGTGCACGGTGAACGCTGCAGTGCGCCTGGAACCCGCCGTCGCGAACGATCCCCAAACCAGCCAGCCGGTAACCGGTGGCTCCTCGGCGGTCGGCGCGTCATCCGGACCAGCCCGGGGACTGGACTCCATCGCGGACGCCGTGCGGGCCATGGCTGCCGGGCGCCCGGTGCTGGTGGTCGACAACGAGGACCGCGAAAACGAAGGCGACATCATCTTCGCCGCCCAGCACGCAACTCCGGCGCTGATGGGCTGGACCATCCGGTACAGCTCCGGAGTGATCTGCGTGCCGCTGACCGGGGACCGCGCCGACGCACTGGCCCTGCCTCCCATGACGGCTGTCAACGAGGACGCTAAAGGCACCGCCTACACCGTCTCCTGTGATGCGGCCATCGGTGTCAGCACGGGAATATCCGCCACGGACCGGGCCCTGACCGCAAGGATCCTGGCCGACCCGCAGGCCGGACCGGCGTCCGTGACCAGGCCGGGGCATATTTTCCCGCTCCGTGCCGTTGATGGTGGTGTGCGGGAACGCCAGGGCCACACAGAGGCCGCTGTGGACCTGTGCCGCCTTGCGGGCCTTGAGCCTGTCGGGGTGATCGCGGAAGTGGTGTACGACGACGGCGAAATGATGCGCCTGGACGGGCTCCGTTCGTTCGCAGCTGAACATGGGTGCCCCCTCATCTCCATCGAGGACCTGGTGGCGTATCTTGAAGCCGGGGCCGGGGGCGCCCCGGATGAGGATGCCCGGGTGGTCCCGGGTGGAGAAAAGGAGAAACGATGACGGCAGCGGCAGCCAGCGACGACAGCCAGCACAACGGTCACCGCAAGTCCCACGCGGTGTCCGGCGAGGCGCCCCATCCCGTCAGCGGAGGACCGGTAGTGCAACTGCCCACCGCCTTTGGCGACTTCGTGGCGCAGGCGTGGACCGACCTTGTGACCGGTGTGGAGCACCTGGCCGTCAGCTCGCCAAACGCTCCCACCGACGGAAAAGCTCCCTTGGTCCGGCTGCACTCCGAGTGCCTTACCGGCGATGTCTTTGGCTCCTACCGGTGCGACTGCGGGGAACAGCTCGCTTTCGCGCTGGAGCTGATCCGGGACAACGGCGGAACACTGCTCTACCTTCGCGGCCAGGAAGGCCGCGGCATCGGCCTTGCCAACAAGATCAAGGCCTACGCGCTGCAGGAAGCCGGCTTCGACACCGTGGAGGCCAACGAACAGCTGGGCCTTCCCGTTGATGCCCGCTGCTACAAGGCCGCGGCGCAGATCCTGGCCGAAATGGGCCTGCATGAAGTACGGCTGCTGAGCAACAACCCGGACAAGCAGAACAGGCTGGCCAAGGCCGGGGTGACGGTGGTGGAAATGGTTCCCACGGAGGTCCCCTCCCGTGAACAGAACATCCGGTACCTGCGCACCAAGAAGGACCGCATGGAACACCGGCTGCTGCTGGACTCCCAGGTGGCTCCCGTGCCCGTCCCGGCTTCCGAAACCCCCTACCACCACGAACAAGACTGACGTCTTCACGAACGAACGGAACACTGAAAACCCATGAGCGGACACGGCGCCCCCGACATCGACCTCAGCACCCTCAACCCGGCTGAAACCTCGCAGCTGAAGCTGGCCATCATTGCAGCCAGCTGGCACACGCAGATCATGGACGGCCTCCTGGACGGGGCACTCCGCGCC comes from Pseudarthrobacter sp. NIBRBAC000502770 and encodes:
- the def gene encoding peptide deformylase, with amino-acid sequence MAILNIRIIGDPVLRTVADPVTEFGPDLAKLVADMTETMEDVEGAGLAAPQIGVSKRIFTYRIDGVEGHIINPVLENSEDYQPDHVEGCLSIPGLGFPVRRFRATRVTGVDMHGNPVAIDGEGMLARCFQHENDHLDGILYTDRLEGEDRKAALRSIRNANYDAVAGRTTAKRARSVGSSFGGASFGGTSTPGSSFGAAG
- the fmt gene encoding methionyl-tRNA formyltransferase — translated: MRVLFAGTPAVAVPSLDALVNAGFNVVAVLTRPDAPLGRKRVLTPSPVAQRAAELGIEVIRAARVDADAIAGISAVQPDVAAIVAYGGLVPPDALGIPRHGWVNLHFSLLPAWRGAAPVQRSIMAGDDVTGAVTFQLEEGLDTGPVFGTLTEAVKPQDTAGELLERLSHSGAVLLAQTLSAIDAGKAAPQAQAGDVSLAPKLTLEDGHLNWAHPALAISRQARGVTPEPGAWTLLNGQRVKLEPVRLRPDVSGLAPGAVELNGKAVLVGTGSHAVELTRIQPAGKKMMAAPDWARGLASLESVVFE
- a CDS encoding RsmB/NOP family class I SAM-dependent RNA methyltransferase, which gives rise to MTGSGGNTGGRGSGGKGGQGGSGGPPGGGRGNGGPRDASRRNAKGRERNRGPQRSFTGQAPSQRTRRADPARLVAFEVLRAVAAEDAYANLVLPARIRHHHLDKRDAGFATELSYGALRNQGTYDAILARCVDRPLAQLDPAILDALRIGAHQLLAMRVPAHAALDQTVGLARAVIGAGPSTLINAVLRKVAARSLEEWLDLLVEGETDATKVAAVKYAHPEWIVRAMRQSLVAHGRSAAEIDELLEADNAAPVVNLVALPGLGSLDEALESGAAPGELVEGSALSSGGDLGRLASVRAGTTRVQDVGSQLVARALAAVDLGGPADGSAAVSAPAVDGDAEAWLDLCAGPGGKAALLGALAHQRGATLLANEPAPHRAKLVSQALSAVPHGSWQVRTGDGREVGGEQPERYDRVLADVPCTGLGALRRRPESRWRRSPKDIADLGPLQRELLASALAAVRPGGVVAYVTCSPHPAETTAVVSDVLRKRTDLELLDAGAALDAVSLTGSLGAGHELTAQLWPHIHHTDAMFLALIRKKA
- the rpe gene encoding ribulose-phosphate 3-epimerase; its protein translation is MTQCCINPSILSADFVNLEAELQRISNADAVHVDVMDNHFVPNLTIGLPVVQRIQAVSPVPLDAHLMIADADRWAPGFADAGLASVTFHAEASVAPIKLARELRSRGAKAGMALRPATAVEPYLDMLAELDMLLIMTVEPGFGGQAFLDITLPKIRRARAAVEGSGLGVAIQVDGGITEETIARAAEAGANVFVAGSAVYGAEDPSAAIDLLRAKGSRTLRAATE
- a CDS encoding riboflavin synthase encodes the protein MFTGIIAEQGQVLSVERDGNTSATVRLHAPASTEGLALGGSIAVNGVCLTATAIDGKDFSVDVMGETLVRSTIGELTAGDSVNLERCVPAGGRLDGHVVQGHVDGVGVLLEREAQGNWERLRFGVPANLARYIAEKGSIAIDGVSLTVTAVSPAAEQEPWFEVGLIPTTLAETGLGTKTTGSRVNLEVDVLAKYTERLLAFRGAGSPAGNGEAALAGGAR
- the ribB gene encoding 3,4-dihydroxy-2-butanone-4-phosphate synthase; translated protein: MNAAVRLEPAVANDPQTSQPVTGGSSAVGASSGPARGLDSIADAVRAMAAGRPVLVVDNEDRENEGDIIFAAQHATPALMGWTIRYSSGVICVPLTGDRADALALPPMTAVNEDAKGTAYTVSCDAAIGVSTGISATDRALTARILADPQAGPASVTRPGHIFPLRAVDGGVRERQGHTEAAVDLCRLAGLEPVGVIAEVVYDDGEMMRLDGLRSFAAEHGCPLISIEDLVAYLEAGAGGAPDEDARVVPGGEKEKR
- the ribA gene encoding GTP cyclohydrolase II, whose amino-acid sequence is MTAAAASDDSQHNGHRKSHAVSGEAPHPVSGGPVVQLPTAFGDFVAQAWTDLVTGVEHLAVSSPNAPTDGKAPLVRLHSECLTGDVFGSYRCDCGEQLAFALELIRDNGGTLLYLRGQEGRGIGLANKIKAYALQEAGFDTVEANEQLGLPVDARCYKAAAQILAEMGLHEVRLLSNNPDKQNRLAKAGVTVVEMVPTEVPSREQNIRYLRTKKDRMEHRLLLDSQVAPVPVPASETPYHHEQD